AAGCCTGATCGCGGCGGACGATCGCATCCTCCGCTACCGCCACCCCCTGCCCACCCGGCCCGGCGCCGCCAACGAAAAACGGGTTGATCGCTACGTCATGGTCGTGGCCGGCATGGTGCGCGACGGCCTGTCGGTATCCGTAACGCGATTCCGCCAGGTCCAGAATATCGATTCCGATACCGCCGACGCCTACGCGCGAATATGCGCCGTGGACGCCTGCATGCAGGAAGCCACCCGCCCCGGTGAAACGCTCGGCGGCGTATTCGAGGCCTGCCAGCAGGCCTACACCCGCTATGGCTTCGCTCCAGACGAGTGGCACAACCACCACCAGGGCGGCAGCACCGGCTACGCCGCCCGCACCTGCAAGGGCGCGCCCGGCGAAACCTTCCCCTGCCTCGACGCCGCCTGGGCCGACGCCCTGCGCCAGGCGCTCGGCGAAGACATCCCCTTCAGCACGGCCTTCGCCTGGAACCCTTCCGCGCCCGGCGTAAAATCCGAGGACACCTTCCTCCTCCACGAGGATGGCAGCCAGGAAATCCTCACGGCGACCCCCGCGCTGCCACCCGTGCACCTCGCCGCCCACCTCGGCCACCCCACCACCGTAATAAAATCCGGCATGGCCCCGCCCGACTTCCAAGCCTGATCCGAAGGCTGAATGGGCGCCACGGGCGCGGGGCTTTCGCTGATCGCCAACCCTCGGGGCAACACCTCACCCATACCCCGCAACGCCCTGCGTCAAGAGCGGCTGCTCTGAAATTACAAAGAGAGCCACGGGCGCCACGTTCAAGCTCCGTGGCTCCGCCGCGAAGGCTTTAGCGTGCGAGACTCCAGAAGAGCGCCAACAGTCAGGAGCAGTATTTCATCCTTAACGGGTGACGCACTGCGTCACGGGCAGCTGCTCTGAAATTACAAAGAGAGCCACGGGTGCCACGTTCGAGTTCCGCGGCTCCGCCGCGAAGGCTTGAGCGTGCGAGACTCCAGAAGAGCGCCAACAGTCAGGGACAACACCTCACCCATAACCCGTCACGCACTGCGTCACGAGCGGCTGCTCCGAGATTACAAAGAGAGCCACGGGTGCCACGTTCAAGCTCCGTGGCTCCGCCGCGAAGGCTTGAGCGTGCGAGACTCCAGAAGAGCGCCAACAGTCAGGAGCAGTATTTCATCCTTAACGGGTGACGCGAAGCGTAATCAACGGCTGTACCACGCTATCTCAAGCGCCAGCCAGAACCCGTACCACGCGATTCCGCCGCGGGCGGATTCGTGTGCCTCGAGCAAGACAACCCCCAGCGCCACCACCAATCACCCCGCACGAGCGGTTCCGCATGCAAGATATTGAACCACGGATGATGAAAAAAACAGGTCACTTCGGGATTCGTACGCTGGCGCCGGCACACCTCAACGCCTGAAATCCTTTTCTATCCGTGTCATCAGCGTAATCCGTGGTCACAATTTCCGATCGCGGCCAGAGGCCGCTCCAAGCTTATTCGCGTGTATTCGTGTTCATTCGCGGTTCAAGTTTATACGGTTGCGGCCAGGAGCCGCCCTGCGTTCTGCGCGGCTGTGTCCGGTTGACCAAACCCGCCAAATGCTCTAGACTCCTCCCCTATGCGTCCACGGCAGGCGTGGGCGGGGACGATCCCGGGAGTGGTCCATGTCCTATTCTATTCGGCGCGCATTCGCCACCCTTATCGTTGCTGTGCTTCTCCGCAGCCTCGCGGCAATCGCCCACGCGGACACCCCCGCCTTCCGCGCCGGCGCGGCCGCGGTCGACATCACGCCGCCCGCCTTCCCCGTGCGCGTCAACGGCATGTTCACCGAGCGCAGCGCAGACGGCGCCGCCGACCCGCTCTACGCCCGCGCCATGGCCCTGGACGACGGTTCCACGCGCCTCCTGTTCTGCATCGTCGATACCTGCATGATGGAGCAGGACCTCATCGATACGGCCAAGGCCGCCGCCGCGGATAAAACCGGCGTCCCCGTGGACCGCATGATGGTCTCGGCCACCCATACGCACAGCGCGCCCTCGGCCATGGGGTGCCTGGGGAGCCGGCAGGATCCCGACTACGCCGCCTGGCTCCCGGGCAAGATCGCGGAGGCCCTGGTCGCCGCCGCCGGGTCGCTCCAGCCCGCGCGCATCGGCTGGGCATCCGTGGACGACTGGGCCCACACGCACAACCGCCGCTGGATCCGGCGCGCGGACAAGACCTTCGAGGATCCCTTCGGCGTCTTGAATGTCCGCGCACACATGCACCCCGGCTACGAAAGCCCCGACGTTATCGGCCCCTCCGGCCCCGTGGACCCGGGCCTGAGCGTGATCGCCGCCAGGACCCCCGACGGAAGGCCCATCGCCTTTCTGGCCAACTACTCCCAGCACTACTACAGCTCCCCCCTGCTCTCGGCCGACTACTTCGGAAGCTTCGCGCGCGCCATCGCCCGGCATCTCGGCCAGCCCTCCAGCGAAGGCCCCTTTGTCGCCATGATGAGCCAGGGAACGAGCGGCGACCTGATGTGGATGGATTACGGCTCTCCCAAAAAGGACGGCACGCACGAACAATATGCCGAGGAAGTGGCCGCGCGCGCCCTGGAAGCGTGGGACGCCATCGAATGGCATGACCACGTCCCGCTGGGCATGGCCGAACGGGTGATCAACCTGGCGTGGCGCGCGCCCGATGCCGATCGGCTCGCGTGGGCCCGGGAACGGGTGGCCGCGCTGAACGGGGAGATCCCGAGGACCCAGCCCGACATCTACGCGCACGAAGCGATACACCTCCACGAACGGCAGCGCACCGACCTCAAGCTCCAGGCCATCCGCATCGGCGATCTGACCATCGCCACGCTGCCGAACGAGGTCTATGCGATTACCGGCCTCAAGCTGAAGCGACAGGCCCCGCTCGGCATGCACTTCAACATCGAGCTCGCCAATGGCTCCGTGGGCTACATCCCCCCGCCGGAGCAGCACGACCTCGGCGGCTACACCACCTGGCCCGCGCGCACCGCCGGCCTGGAGATTCAGGCGGAGCCCATCATCGTCGAGACGCTCCTGGGCGCCATGGAGGAGGTAACGGGCGCGGCGCGAAAACCATTACTGGACGGCGAAAGCCCCTACAGCGCAACCGTAACACGCCTGAATCCATCGTCCTATTGGCGGCTGAACGAAATACAAGGACGCACCGCGCACAACACGGTCTCCGGCGCGCCGGATGCGCAGCTTTCGGGCGGCGCGGCGCTCTACCTGCCCGGTCCGGGCAGCGGCACGGGCTGGGGCGTTGGCGAGCACCTGCGCCCATCCAACTTTTCCGGCCCGGGCGAAATCAACCGCGCCGTGCACTTCGTGAGGGACGGCATGCTCGCGGCGGATCTTCCCGATTTGCGCGCCCCGTTCACCCTGGCGCTGTGGTTCTGGCTCGGCGAGAAGAGCGGCGCGAGCATCCGCGATGGCGGGCTGGCCACCCTGCCCTCCGGCGATCAGCTTCGCTACACGGTCGACGCCAGCGGCTCGGCCGGGGTCTTCCTGGTCCGCGCGGGCGATCCGGCGGCGCGTTACGGCGGCCGCAACCGCATGCCCATCGGCGGCTGGCATCTCGCCGTGCTCGTCGGGGACGGCTCTGACCTTCACTGCTACATCGACGGCAACCAAACGGAACCCGAGGCCACCCGCGTCGACGCGGAGCCATTCACGGGCGGGACCTGGCGCTTCGCCGAGGGCCTGGAGGGCAAACTCGACGAAATCGCCCTGTTTGACCGCGCCCTGAACGCGGAAGAGCGGCGCGCCCTCTGGGACGCCTCGGGGATCGAGGCGGATCGCGCCCAAACCCCCGCGCTCAGTTCACCACCCCTTTCCCCGCCGGAAGGCCTCGCCTCCATTCGTGTGCCCGACGGTTATACCGTGGACCTGGTGGCCTGCGAACCGAATGTCATCGACCCCGTCGCCTTCGACTGGGACACCCGCGGGCGGCTCTGGGTCGTGGAAATGTCCGATTACCCCCTCGGCCTCGACGGCGACGGCGCCCCGGGCGGGCGCGTGCGTGTGCTGGAGGACCGAGACCGCGACGGCTTCTATGAAACTTCGCAGCTCTTTGCCGATGGCCTCAATTTTCCCACAGGCATCCTCACCTGGCGGGATGGCGTCATCGTGACCGCCGCGCCGGATATCCTTTTCCTCCGCGATGCCACCGGCGACGGCATGGCCGACGAGCGGGAGGTTCTGATCACCGGCCTGAGCGAGGGCAACCAGCAACTCCGCGCCAACGGCCTGCGCTGGGGCCTGGACAACTGGGTCTACGTCGCCGCCGGGGGACACCACGGCGACTACGGAGCCGACACGGTCCTCCGATCCACCCGCGCGAACACGGAAACCCTCGTGGGCAGCCGCGATTTCCGATTCAAGCCGGACACCGGCGAACTGGAGCCCCAGAGCGGCCCGACGCAGTTCGGGCGCAACCGCGATGACTGGGGCCGCTGGTTCGGCACGCAGAACGCCCGCCCGCTCTGGCACTACGCCCTGCCGGATCATTACCTGAAGCGCAATCCGTATTTCGCCGCGCCGGACGGGCAGGTGCAGGTGCTCGGCGAGGTTGGCCCGCCCGTGTACCCCACCGCGCCGCTGGAAAAGCGCTATCACGACTTTAAATCGTCCGGCCACTTCACTTCGGCGTGCAGCGGGATGGTTTACCGCGACACCAGGCTTTTTCCCCGTGAGAGCCTGAACGGCTTCGCTTGCGAGCCCTTCCACAACCTGGTCCAGCGGATTGAACTGGAGCACGACGGCGTCACCTTCCGCGGCAAACGCGCGGGGGCCGAGGGCGAACCCGACTTCTTCGCCAGCACCGACCGCTGGTGCCGTCCCGTCATGGTGCGCACCGGCCCCGATGGCGCCCTCTGGATCGCGGACATGTACCGCTACATGATCGAGCACCCGCAATGGCTTCCGGAGGAGGGCCGGGCCGAACTGCTCCCCCACTACCGCGAGGGCGACGACAAGGGACGCATCTACCGCGTGCGGCGAACCGAAGACCCGATCGTGCCCATCATGGACTTTTCCGAAGTACCAACAGACAAACTCGCCGGCCGTCTGGCCGCCTCCAATGGCTGGTTCCGCGATAAGGCCCAGCAGCTGGTCCTCTGGCGCGGCGATACGAGCGCCGCCCCCGGCTTCGCGAAGTACGCGCGTCACTGCCACGCGCGAGGCCGTCTCCACTTCCTTTGGACGCTGGAGGGCCTGGGCGCGCTGACCGACGACCTGGTGGCCGAAGCGCTTCAGGCGGAGGAGCCGGGCCTGCGCGAGAACGCGCTGCGCCTCGCGGAGACCCACGCCACGGAGCCGGTGGTCGCGGCGGCCCTCGCCCTGGCTTCCGACCCGGATCCCAAAGTGCGCCAGCAGCTCGCCTTCAGCATCGGCAGCTTCCCGGCAACCCCGGAAGCGGGCCACGCGCTGGCCGATCTCCTGCTCCAGCATCACGACGATCCGTTCACCACCGCCGCCGCGCTGAGCTCCGCCCTGCCCCACCAGGAAACGCTGATTGCCGCCCTGGCGGACCGGAACGATCCCGCGATGGCGGGTCTACGGCCGGCGCTGGCCGAGATCGGTCTCGGAACCGGAAACGCCCCGGCGCTCGCCGCGCTGCTGCAACCCGCGTTCCACGCCGCCCTGGAGGCCCCTACGCTCGCGAATGCCGAGGCCGCGGCGGCCATGCTTGACCTCCTCGCACGCCGTGATTTCGACCTGAAACGCATCCCGGAGGTTGACGCGCGCGCTCAGGTCCTGCTCGCCGCCGCGCGCGAAGCGATTCAGGGTTCGGGCGCATTCCTGCCCCCGGACGCATCCGAGCCGGACCGGGAAACCGCCCGGTTCGCCGCCACGACGATCCTCGCCCGAATCCCCGCCGACCAGGGCGCGGTTGTGGACGCGCTGGCCCCGACGGTCAATGGCCTGACGCCGCCGGAAACCCTTCAGCAGGCCCTGGCGATCCTTGCCCGCACCACCGATGAACGCGTTCCCGTCATCCTTTTCGGCGCCTGGTCCGGCCTCGCGCCCGGCGCGCGGGAGAGCGCCGCTGGCATCCTGCTGTCGCGGCCAGAGTGGACCCGGCAGCTCATCGAAGCCCTCGGAGGCCCCGGCCTGCGCGCGACCGACCTCAGCCCCATCCGCCGGACGCAGCTTGCGAACCACCCCGACCAGGATCTGCGCGCCCTGGCCGCCGCCCGCCTGGAAAGCGCCGGAAGCCCCGCCCGCGCCGGCGTCGTCGCGGCGTACGCGCCCGCGCTCGCGCTGGAAGGCGATCCCGCGCGCGGCCTCCCGAAGTTCAACGAGCTCTGCGCGCTGTGCCACAAACACGGCGAAATCGGCCTGGAAATCGGCCCGGACGTCCGCACCTTCGCCCAGCATCCGAAGGAAAAGCTCCTCGCGAACATACTCGACCCGAACCTCGACATCCAGCCGGGTTACCACGCGTACAACTGCGAAACCGAGGAAGGCGAGTTACTCTTCGGCCTCATCGCCTCCGAAAACGCCACCAGCATCACCATGAAAGTCCCCGGCGGGCAACTCCGCACCGTGCTCCGAAGCGACATCTACGAACTCGGCGGCACGTCCCTGTCCATGATGCCCGAAGGCCTCGAAGCCGCCCTCACCCATCAGGAAATGGCCGACCTGATCGCGTTTATTAAAAAGTAGGATAGCCGTCCCGGCTGTCCAAAGTAGGATAGCCGTCCCGGCTGTCCCAAAACAGGCGGAACGCCTGTCCAAAGTAGGATAGCCGTCCCGGCTGTCCAATCTCCCTATCACTTCACCCCAAGCCCACAGCCTATCAAATAGCCCGAAGCAATCCCCGCTTTCCTCGGGTTCTCCTCAATATATTTTCGAAAATGCTCAAGATGAGGAGCGCTCCGAACGATGTGGTCAAATGACTCGCCCTGCCACACCGTGCCCGAACGATGCAGGAGCTTGTTCAACTCGTGCGCCGTAAATGATTTCCAGGTATGCAGGTGTTTAGAAAGATCTTCGGCATCGTACGCACGTACAAGCACGTGGACGTGATTCGGCATGATCGTATAGGAATCGAGAATATATCGTTCGCCATCAAAGTGATGCAGCGCAGACGCCACCAATTCGCCCGCGCGCTTGTCGGCCAGAATGCGCGAACCGTCGCCGGCATCAAGCCATTTCTCGAATCGTTGATAGAAGTCCCCATAGGAACGCATCTCCTCGATGCTCCACGGCTTCGGGTGACGCTTAAGCCACTGTTCGCGCTCCTCCTTCCAGGACCTGACCTTCGAACGCGGGACAGAGTCGGCGAGACGAAATGTAACGAAGTAGGTGACTCCGTCTTGTCTCCAATGCGGAAGATGCCGTCCGTGGATCGCAAGTTCGGCGGTGCGATCAAAGGGAATGAATACGTCGTCGGGCACGCACTCGTTGGTTTCCATCTTGTCGCCTCCAAGTTGGAAAAATGGTGGCCATCCTCTCCTTTTGACACAATAACAGGTGCGCTCGCGACTGTCAATGTAGAATTGACGTGAACAGGCCTGCGGCCTGCCCTGGACAGCCGGGACGGCTATCCTACTTTCCGAGGCCTGCGGCCCGCCCGGAACAGCCGGGACGGCTATCCTACATTGTCCGCCATCCTGGCTGTCCTACATCTCAAATGGCAACTTCCCCGCCGCCGCGCTGCGCGCCGCCAGTTTTCCCGCCGCTTCCCCCATCGGCACGGCGTTCCCCGTCACGCGGTAGCTCGAGTGCGCCAGGAAATCCCCGCTGATGCACCGGCCCGCCATGAGCAGGTTGTCCACATCCTTCGACATCAGCGCGCGCAGCGGAATGTCGTACGGCTTCACCTTAAGGCCATGGTTCGAATAGCCCAGATCCTTCCCCACCTCCTTCGTCAGCGCGTGCACATCCACCGAAAACTTCACCTGGCAGACCGCGTCCTCGTGCGAACGCCCCTCCCGAAGGTCGTCCGCCGTCACGGTGTAGCGCCCCGCGATCCGACGCGCCTCGCGAATACCGATCTGCTCCGCCGTCGCCACGAGCGAAATATCCGCCCAGGGCCCGCCCGCCTTCCGCAACGCCCGCACGATCGCGTAGACCTCGCGCCGCGCGCGGATCGTCGCTTCCGTCACCGCGTCCGGGTCAAAGGCCGGAACCCCGTACTCGTGGTTCGCCATGAGCGCATAGAGGCCCTCGTGGATGTGGAAGAGCGAGGGGCTCGCGTAGGACGGATGCTGTCCCTGCGCCTTCAGCAATTCAAGCAGCTGTTTCTTCGCGTCCGTCCCGCCGCGGTTGATGTAGGGCGCCACGGCCTCGGCCTCGATCCCCGTCACCAGCGCCATCAGGCTCATCGGCTGGCACAGGCAGCTCTCGTCGATGCCCACGTCAAACGCACACCCCGCCTGCGCGCCGAGGTCCCCGTCCCCTGTGCAATCGATGTAATTCGCGGCGGTCCACGCCTCCCGCCCCGCCTTGGACTCCGTCACCACCGCCGCAAGCCGGCGCCCGTCGCGGATAGCCCCCACCACGCGCGTGTGCAGCCGAATCGCAATCCCCGCCTCTTCGCACATCTCCTCCAGCGCCACCTTCATCATCTCCGGTTCGTA
This is a stretch of genomic DNA from Candidatus Hydrogenedentota bacterium. It encodes these proteins:
- a CDS encoding M24 family metallopeptidase; this translates as MARSLFEIRIALLQRVLRQNGWDGLLLTRADNFAMATGGKRNYVSTQSDLGACGLYIPAEGRPEYAGNNIEATRIMDEELASPACSAAPFRWFEESPAQWCARRFQGKLVSDDGALGENVHSALAPLRSILLPEECARYRELGRLAAEAMEATLASITTGMPENEISARLIYEGQRRGCLVPVSLIAADDRILRYRHPLPTRPGAANEKRVDRYVMVVAGMVRDGLSVSVTRFRQVQNIDSDTADAYARICAVDACMQEATRPGETLGGVFEACQQAYTRYGFAPDEWHNHHQGGSTGYAARTCKGAPGETFPCLDAAWADALRQALGEDIPFSTAFAWNPSAPGVKSEDTFLLHEDGSQEILTATPALPPVHLAAHLGHPTTVIKSGMAPPDFQA
- a CDS encoding transposase — encoded protein: METNECVPDDVFIPFDRTAELAIHGRHLPHWRQDGVTYFVTFRLADSVPRSKVRSWKEEREQWLKRHPKPWSIEEMRSYGDFYQRFEKWLDAGDGSRILADKRAGELVASALHHFDGERYILDSYTIMPNHVHVLVRAYDAEDLSKHLHTWKSFTAHELNKLLHRSGTVWQGESFDHIVRSAPHLEHFRKYIEENPRKAGIASGYLIGCGLGVK
- a CDS encoding FAD-dependent oxidoreductase, whose product is MMKKDTRINRRSWLRGMAAIPALAAGGAVAAQGESDTPLVAGPNKEGRVNRTSGTLSNDGDLLREDGRQVPLRAAFDVLVCGGGPAGVAAALASARSGAKTGILEVNGCLGGVWTAGMLCNILDYGNKDGIMAEIEARLESMGNAPPTRKFTYEPEMMKVALEEMCEEAGIAIRLHTRVVGAIRDGRRLAAVVTESKAGREAWTAANYIDCTGDGDLGAQAGCAFDVGIDESCLCQPMSLMALVTGIEAEAVAPYINRGGTDAKKQLLELLKAQGQHPSYASPSLFHIHEGLYALMANHEYGVPAFDPDAVTEATIRARREVYAIVRALRKAGGPWADISLVATAEQIGIREARRIAGRYTVTADDLREGRSHEDAVCQVKFSVDVHALTKEVGKDLGYSNHGLKVKPYDIPLRALMSKDVDNLLMAGRCISGDFLAHSSYRVTGNAVPMGEAAGKLAARSAAAGKLPFEM